A part of Streptomyces sp. NBC_01451 genomic DNA contains:
- a CDS encoding GAF and ANTAR domain-containing protein gives MDQQLLAKTFVELADNLVADFDLIDFLRLLTDRCVGMLDASAAGVLLADRDGKLRVMAASDEQVRLLELFQLQNDEGPCLECFRSGAPVIVHDLTREIDRWPRFVTAAHRSGFGAVQALPMRLRDDTVGALNLFRAAPGPFDPPATLIAQALADVATISLLQQRTVHRSTMLNEQLQTALNSRVLIEQAKGKLAERQGIDMEQAFSALRGYARSHNRRLVDVARAFVDDSESFAGLYA, from the coding sequence ATGGATCAACAGCTCCTGGCCAAGACGTTCGTCGAACTGGCCGACAACCTGGTCGCCGACTTCGACCTCATCGACTTCCTGCGCCTGCTGACGGACCGTTGTGTCGGCATGCTCGACGCGAGCGCCGCCGGGGTGCTGCTCGCCGACCGGGACGGCAAGCTCCGCGTCATGGCCGCCTCCGACGAACAGGTGCGCCTGCTGGAGCTCTTCCAGCTCCAGAACGACGAAGGCCCCTGCCTTGAGTGCTTCCGCAGCGGCGCCCCGGTGATCGTCCACGACCTGACCCGGGAGATCGACCGCTGGCCGCGCTTCGTGACGGCGGCCCACCGCAGCGGATTCGGGGCCGTCCAGGCCCTGCCCATGCGTCTGCGGGACGACACCGTGGGCGCCCTGAACCTCTTCCGTGCCGCCCCCGGCCCCTTCGACCCGCCCGCCACACTCATCGCCCAGGCCCTGGCCGACGTCGCCACCATCAGTCTGCTGCAACAGCGCACCGTCCATCGCAGCACGATGCTCAACGAACAGCTGCAGACGGCGTTGAACAGCCGGGTCCTTATCGAACAGGCCAAGGGAAAGCTCGCGGAACGCCAGGGCATCGACATGGAGCAGGCGTTCAGCGCGCTGCGCGGTTACGCCCGCTCCCACAACCGGCGCCTGGTCGACGTGGCCCGCGCCTTCGTCGACGACTCCGAATCCTTTGCCGGACTGTACGCCTGA
- a CDS encoding ANTAR domain-containing protein, producing MPDRRSARIQVLVAEHAARRGVRVGVADVCSAAVATLPVGGAGLSAMSRTAPSHPLCSTDDISEQLEELQLTLGEGPCVDAFLHGSAVLTPDLLTPELQDRWMVFTEAALQAGARAVFALPLQLGAISPGVLDLYAHVPVRLNAEELADALAFADLATLVLLDTRIEETGGPHDGRVEDLGAYRAEVDQASGILTVQLGVGIEEAFVRLRAYAYARGRRLADVAADVVAHRVRFPPDMEPDPTDEEA from the coding sequence GTGCCTGACCGCCGGTCGGCCCGTATCCAGGTGCTGGTGGCCGAGCACGCGGCGCGGCGCGGTGTCCGGGTCGGGGTGGCGGACGTGTGCAGCGCGGCCGTGGCCACGCTGCCGGTCGGCGGGGCCGGGCTGTCGGCGATGTCCCGGACCGCGCCGAGCCACCCGCTGTGCAGCACCGACGACATCAGCGAACAACTGGAGGAGCTCCAGCTCACGCTGGGCGAGGGTCCCTGTGTGGACGCCTTCCTGCACGGCTCGGCCGTCCTGACACCCGATCTGCTCACCCCTGAACTGCAGGACCGCTGGATGGTGTTCACCGAGGCGGCCCTTCAGGCCGGGGCCCGCGCGGTGTTCGCGCTCCCTCTGCAGCTGGGGGCGATCAGCCCGGGGGTGCTGGATCTGTACGCCCACGTTCCGGTCCGGTTGAACGCGGAGGAACTGGCGGACGCGTTGGCGTTCGCCGATCTCGCGACCCTGGTGCTGCTCGACACGCGGATCGAGGAGACGGGCGGGCCGCACGATGGCCGCGTCGAGGACCTGGGCGCGTACCGGGCGGAGGTCGACCAGGCCAGCGGCATCCTGACCGTCCAGCTCGGCGTCGGCATCGAAGAGGCGTTCGTCCGGCTTCGTGCGTACGCCTATGCGCGGGGGCGCCGGCTCGCCGACGTCGCCGCCGACGTGGTGGCCCATCGGGTCCGGTTCCCACCGGACATGGAGCCGGACCCGACCGATGAGGAAGCCTGA
- a CDS encoding STAS domain-containing protein, whose amino-acid sequence MPLPQLTVHRHDRDSRALITMAGEIDLESAPLVRVSLEQCLQDGVSAIDVDLTHVTFCDCSGLNVFCSAAQQTTAVGGTLRLHHPPPTLVRILDLVGCGLTLLGAPPGRLPPSPGDTPAPHAPVPQHGSVRLVSVLSGDGR is encoded by the coding sequence ATGCCCCTGCCACAGCTCACTGTCCACCGCCATGACCGAGACTCACGGGCACTGATCACCATGGCCGGCGAGATCGATCTCGAATCCGCGCCGTTGGTACGGGTGTCCCTGGAACAGTGCCTACAAGACGGTGTGAGCGCCATCGACGTCGACCTCACCCATGTCACCTTCTGCGACTGCAGCGGACTCAACGTGTTCTGCTCCGCCGCACAGCAGACCACCGCGGTCGGTGGGACCCTGCGGCTCCATCATCCGCCGCCGACACTGGTCCGGATACTCGATCTCGTCGGCTGCGGGCTGACGCTCCTGGGTGCTCCGCCCGGCCGCCTTCCTCCTTCTCCCGGGGACACCCCGGCTCCGCACGCTCCGGTCCCACAGCACGGGTCCGTCCGGTTGGTGTCCGTCCTCTCGGGCGACGGTCGATGA
- a CDS encoding DUF6527 family protein, whose translation MTDARITHAFVDCFPEQLDQGVVYISIRYALVTHLCCCGCGYEVVTPLAPREWKLTFDGVSISLHPSIGNWSFPCKSHYWIRNNTVAWARQWTEKEISASRRPVYPTAEAMPRTRPKATTFLAPSKWLAALRKRK comes from the coding sequence GTGACGGACGCTCGGATCACACATGCGTTCGTCGATTGCTTTCCGGAGCAGTTGGACCAGGGCGTGGTGTACATCTCCATCCGCTACGCCCTGGTCACCCACCTGTGCTGCTGCGGCTGCGGGTACGAGGTCGTCACTCCCCTCGCGCCCCGGGAGTGGAAGCTGACCTTCGACGGGGTCTCGATCTCCCTGCACCCCTCGATCGGGAACTGGAGCTTCCCGTGCAAGTCCCACTACTGGATCCGCAACAACACAGTCGCATGGGCTAGGCAGTGGACCGAGAAAGAAATCTCCGCCAGCCGCAGACCTGTGTACCCAACAGCTGAGGCCATGCCCCGAACGAGGCCGAAGGCTACGACCTTCCTGGCCCCCTCCAAGTGGCTCGCCGCACTGCGGAAGCGCAAGTGA
- a CDS encoding ThiF family adenylyltransferase, which yields MSPLTSRSPDLKRLQDEGFEVEVKDGHLLVHHVPYVAADRTVQFGVLVSELTLAGDVTTTPGTHTVHFSGGTPCDATGKPLSKLINATTSDVLAGVQTACMFSSKPVGTGVYADYYEKITSYVAIVSSPAHTLDPDATAQTYRVVPSETQDSVFRYADTATSRAGIGAVSQRLAAIENVAIVGLGGTGAYILDLIAKTPVTRIHLFDGDRFLQHNAFRAPGAPSEKELQGVPLKVDYYADLYGKMRTGIVPHPMFVDETTVEELRGMDFVFLALDKGAIKRPMVGRLEEYDMPFIDVGMGILVCDTSLTGLLRVTTSVPGQRNHVHERQRIPFADSDEDNAYASNIQIAELNALNASLAVVRFKKVYGFYVDLEREHHSVYQLDGNVLTNEDTG from the coding sequence TTGTCGCCACTGACAAGTCGTAGCCCTGACCTGAAGCGCCTCCAGGACGAGGGCTTCGAGGTCGAAGTGAAGGACGGTCACCTACTCGTCCACCATGTCCCGTACGTGGCAGCGGACCGTACGGTGCAGTTCGGAGTCCTGGTGTCGGAGCTGACGTTGGCCGGCGACGTCACCACGACCCCGGGCACCCACACGGTCCACTTCAGCGGCGGCACGCCCTGCGATGCCACCGGCAAGCCGCTGAGCAAGCTCATCAACGCGACTACCAGCGACGTGCTGGCGGGCGTGCAGACAGCGTGCATGTTCTCCAGTAAGCCGGTCGGGACGGGCGTGTATGCCGACTACTACGAGAAGATCACCTCGTACGTGGCGATCGTTTCCTCCCCGGCCCACACACTGGATCCCGACGCAACGGCGCAGACATACAGGGTGGTGCCCTCCGAGACGCAAGACTCCGTTTTCCGCTACGCCGACACTGCGACCAGCCGGGCCGGCATCGGGGCCGTCAGTCAGCGTCTGGCCGCGATCGAGAACGTGGCGATCGTCGGTCTGGGCGGAACCGGCGCGTACATCCTTGATCTGATCGCCAAGACCCCGGTCACACGGATCCATCTGTTTGACGGCGACCGCTTCCTTCAACACAACGCCTTCCGCGCACCCGGTGCGCCCTCTGAAAAGGAACTGCAGGGGGTGCCGTTGAAGGTCGACTACTACGCGGACCTCTACGGAAAGATGCGGACCGGCATCGTCCCGCATCCGATGTTCGTGGACGAGACGACCGTCGAGGAACTGCGCGGGATGGACTTCGTGTTCCTCGCGCTCGACAAGGGAGCGATCAAGCGTCCGATGGTGGGCCGGCTCGAGGAGTACGACATGCCCTTCATCGATGTGGGCATGGGCATCCTCGTGTGCGATACCTCCCTGACGGGGCTGCTTCGAGTGACCACTAGCGTGCCCGGCCAGCGCAACCACGTCCATGAACGGCAGCGAATCCCCTTCGCTGACTCGGACGAGGACAACGCGTACGCCAGCAACATCCAGATCGCCGAGCTGAACGCGCTGAACGCCTCGCTCGCCGTAGTGAGGTTCAAGAAGGTCTACGGTTTCTACGTCGACCTTGAGCGTGAACACCACAGCGTCTACCAATTGGACGGGAACGTCCTCACCAACGAGGACACGGGGTGA
- a CDS encoding multiubiquitin domain-containing protein, giving the protein MPDVSAAPNAHQRDYKIVVNAREKTVHQDTLTFEEVVRLALDPVPSGPNVLITVSFRHAHQKPADGTLSTGESVEIKNGTVFTVVATDKS; this is encoded by the coding sequence ATGCCTGACGTCTCCGCAGCCCCCAACGCCCACCAGCGCGACTACAAGATCGTCGTGAACGCACGCGAGAAGACCGTCCACCAGGACACCCTGACCTTCGAGGAGGTGGTCCGACTGGCCCTCGATCCCGTCCCATCGGGCCCGAACGTCCTCATCACGGTCAGCTTCCGGCACGCCCACCAGAAGCCCGCCGACGGCACCCTGAGTACCGGCGAGAGCGTCGAGATCAAGAACGGGACGGTGTTCACCGTTGTCGCCACTGACAAGTCGTAG
- a CDS encoding winged helix-turn-helix domain-containing protein: MSTFPVQPYGEFLFTRARGAAARADLEEHLRQSDVLPMLTIDFVGVVAMTNSFADEFLGKFYTLLSAEGHAVEAVQLAGLNEETRDAVNVCLQRRKQFAVDAESHTLLGDAEVLTDTYQRARKLSAFRAAELAEELHISLPNANNRLKRLLEAGALRRERSAGPDRGGKEFIYSVPAF; the protein is encoded by the coding sequence ATGAGCACCTTCCCCGTACAGCCCTACGGCGAGTTCCTCTTCACGCGCGCCCGAGGGGCGGCAGCGCGAGCCGACCTGGAAGAGCACCTGCGGCAGTCTGATGTCCTGCCCATGCTGACGATCGACTTCGTCGGCGTCGTTGCGATGACCAACAGCTTCGCGGACGAGTTCCTCGGCAAGTTCTACACGCTTCTCTCGGCTGAAGGTCATGCCGTGGAAGCCGTGCAGCTCGCAGGATTGAACGAGGAGACCCGGGACGCAGTCAACGTGTGTCTGCAAAGGCGCAAACAGTTTGCCGTGGATGCCGAGAGTCACACCCTCCTCGGGGATGCAGAAGTCCTGACGGACACCTATCAGCGCGCACGCAAACTCAGTGCCTTCCGTGCGGCGGAGCTTGCCGAGGAACTGCACATCTCCTTGCCTAACGCGAACAATCGGCTCAAGCGTCTCCTGGAAGCGGGAGCACTCCGGCGTGAACGTTCCGCGGGCCCTGACCGAGGCGGCAAGGAGTTCATCTACAGCGTGCCTGCCTTCTGA
- a CDS encoding ASCH domain-containing protein has protein sequence MSNTTPRVRELNLYRQYFDLVAAGTKTIEVRVKYPHLADLAAGDTIRFRIKGTEETCKVTVKRVTEYSSFEALLDGEGPSNVNPTATRDEQLARIRAIYPPAKEALGAMAIRIGLLP, from the coding sequence ATGAGCAACACCACCCCGCGTGTCCGCGAACTCAACCTCTACCGCCAGTACTTCGACCTCGTCGCCGCCGGCACCAAGACCATCGAGGTACGGGTCAAATACCCCCACCTCGCCGACCTCGCCGCCGGCGACACCATCCGCTTCCGCATCAAAGGCACCGAGGAGACCTGCAAGGTCACGGTCAAACGGGTCACCGAGTACTCCAGCTTCGAGGCCCTGCTCGACGGCGAGGGGCCCTCCAACGTCAACCCCACCGCCACCCGTGACGAGCAACTCGCCCGTATCCGGGCCATCTACCCACCGGCGAAGGAAGCCCTTGGTGCCATGGCCATCCGGATCGGCCTTCTCCCCTGA